In Vigna unguiculata cultivar IT97K-499-35 chromosome 3, ASM411807v1, whole genome shotgun sequence, a single genomic region encodes these proteins:
- the LOC114177172 gene encoding GPN-loop GTPase QQT2, which yields MNADNGSGSATLDNVPTQMDSDSQVKDKEKEELTETMNKLHIEGSSSGNGFPNFRRKPVIIIVVGMAGSGKTTLMHRLVAHTHIKNIRGYVMNLDPAVMTLPYGSNIDIRDTVKYKEVMKQFNLGPNGGILTSMNLFATKFDEVISVIERRADQLDYVLVDTPGQIEIFTWSASGAIITEAFASTFPTVVAYVVDTPRSEDPTTFMSNMLYACSILYKTRLPLILTFNKVDVAAHQFALEWMEDFEAFQAAASSDQSYTSTLTQSLSLVLDEFYNNLKSVGVSAVSGAGMEDFFKAVEASADEYMDTYKTDLDKRREEKQRLEEDRRRGDMDKLRRDMEKSGGETVVLNTGLKDKEKSKSMMDEEDEVEEDEEIDDDDDSGIYTEDDDVIDEDEDEEVAKFGL from the exons ATGAACGCCGATAATGGTTCAGGAAGTGCGACTCTTGACAACGTACCCACGCAAATGGATTCCGATAGTCAG GTAAAAGACAAGGAAAAGGAAGAACTCACCGAGACTATGAACAAGCTGCATATCGAAGGATCTTCTTCTGGGAATGGATTTCCTAACTTCCGAAGAAAACCTGTCATCATTATTGTTGTAGGAATGGCAG GGAGTGGGAAAACGACACTCATGCACAGGTTGGTTGCCCATACACATATAAAAAACATCCGGGGTTATGTGATGAATCTTGACCCTGCCGTCATGACCCTCCCATATGGTTCTAACATCGATATAAGAGACACTGTTAAATACAAAGAAGTCATGAAGCAGTTTAATCTTGGCCCTAATGGTGGAATTTTGACTTCCATGAACTTGTTTGCCACCAAGTTTGATGAG GTAATCTCTGTGATTGAGAGACGGGCAGATCAACTTGACTATGTTCTTGTAGACACCCCTGGTCAGATTGAAATATTTACCTGGTCTGCTTCTGGTGCTATCATTACAGAAGCTTTTGCATCCACATTTCCCACTGTAGTGGCCTATGTAGTTGATACACCTCGTTCAGAAGATCCTACAACTTTCATGAGCAACATGTTGTATGCTTGTAGTATCCTCTATAAGACAAGGTTACCTCTCATCCTGACATTCAACAAAGTTGATGTAGCTGCACACCAGTTTGCATTGGAG TGGATGGAGGATTTTGAGGCATTCCAAGCAGCAGCAAGTTCAGATCAGTCATACACATCAACTTTAACTCAAAGCCTTTCTCTTGTGCTAGATGAATTCTACAATAATTTGAAATCAGTTGGAGTTTCTGCTGTTTCTGGTGCAGGAATGGAAGACTTCTTTAAGGCTGTCGAAGCCAGTGCAGATGAATACATGGACACCTACAA GACTGATCTTGATAAAAGACGTGAAGAGAAGCAACGTTTAGAAGAAGACCGTAGGAGGGGTGACATGGATAAACTGAGGAGAGACATGGAGAAATCCGGGGGAGAAACTGTAGTTTTGAACACTGGTTTGAAGGACAAAGAGAAAAGTAAAAGTATGATGGATGAGGAAGATGAGGTTGAGGAGGACGAGGAGatagatgatgatgatgattctGGGATATATACTGAAGATGATGATGTTATAGATGAGGATGAAGATGAGGAGGTTGCTAAGTTTGGCTTATGA
- the LOC114179738 gene encoding flowering time control protein FCA isoform X1 encodes MSYHNTRRSPSGFRSGAAPNHRAFDSPPRRSPGRGGGFRPMGGEGPGEFGFNGQQPPPPLVGQKRGFPVAGRGGGSPDRLDGGNFAKLFVGSVPRTAVEDDIRPLFEEHGNVIEVALIKDRKTGQHQGCCFIKYSTAEEADQAIRALHNQHTLPGGVGPIQVRYADGERERLGAVEYKLFVGSLNKQASVKEVEEIFSKYGRVEDVYLMRDEKKQSRGCGFVKYSYRDMALAAINALDGLYTMRGCEQALIVRFADPKRPRQGDSRGQAFGGPGFGPRFDTPGSRLPSNVSDPMGDRMPPPNPWRPMQPPNMGPSTNAGLHGMGPPMLPRSGEMALSTNAGGPMTGLGGPIDGRFQVQSMPSMSQQNFNQPMPQIPPHNQQISPLQKPIQSSQELPPSHQLYPQAPVPYPQTSVRQHGQPHLPPSAGPLQSQQIHGVSGQFPTSQPQTQPNALSAAFPQAPLDTSMQSNTLLATNQQQVPPSVPQQAIQQSPSPTVQMLSQQTQTLQASFHSSQQAFSQLQQQLQMMQPSSQALSLQQNAEATKKQSQWVGTVAQTVASTHATAPAADAPSSKLATSALPAINHNSALAKCNWTEHISPEGFKYYYNSVTGESRWEKPEELTLFEQQQQRVSVQQSQTQSQPLVLPVHQIPQFQQVQPQSHLQGQVLHQQQAQQPPLSSSFQAYGVTGPQNVQEVGYKQLQPTIISAGDPGRYSQGVHSTQELMWKNKPSGV; translated from the exons ATGAGCTACCACAACACGCGCCGGAGCCCTTCCGGTTTCCGCTCTGGCGCTGCCCCTAACCACCGCGCCTTCGACAGTCCTCCGCGTCGCTCTCCTGGAAGGGGAGGAGGATTCCGGCCGATGGGCGGGGAAGGTCCTGGGGAATTCGGATTCAACGGCCAGCAGCCACCGCCGCCGCTGGTTGGGCAGAAACGAGGGTTTCCTGTTGCCGGACGCGGAGGCGGTTCACCCG ATCGTTTAGATGGTGGAAATTTTGCTAAACTTTTTGTTGGATCTGTTCCCCGAACAGCTGTTGAAGATGAt ATTCGCCCGTTGTTTGAGGAACATGGGAATGTGATTGAGGTTGCCCTCATCAAAGATAGAAAGACAGGACAACATCAag GTtgttgttttataaaatattctacTGCAGAAGAAGCTGATCAGGCAATTAGAGCACTGCATAATCAACATACTCTTCCTGGA GGTGTTGGTCCTATACAAGTGCGATATGCTGACGGTGAACGGGAACGCCTTg gTGCAGTTGAGTACAAGTTATTTGTGGGCTCTCTGAACAAGCAGGCTTCCGTAAAGGAagttgaggaa ATTTTCTCAAAATATGGTCGGGTTGAAGATGTTTATCTTATGCGTGATGAAAAGAAACAAAGTCGTG GATGTGGTTTTGTCAAATACTCATACAGAGATATGGCTCTGGCAGCTATTAATGCACTTGATGGACTCTACACAATGAGA GGTTGTGAGCAAGCACTAATTGTTCGGTTTGCTGATCCTAAAAGGCCTCGCCAAGGAGATTCCAG GGGTCAGGCCTTTGGAGGCCCAGGATTTGGTCCTAGATTTGATACACCAGGCTCAAG ACTTCCATCCAATGTTTCAGATCCTATGGGTGATCGAATGCCTCCCCCTAATCCGTGGCGACCAATGCAACCCCCAAATATGGGGCCATCAACTAATGCTGGTCTTCATGGCATGGGGCCACCAATGCTTCCAAGATCTGGTGAAATGGCATTGTCTACAAATGCG GGCGGTCCTATGACTGGCTTGGGAGGCCCCATAGATGGTCGTTTTCAAGTTCAGTCTATGCCATCAATGTCACAACAG AATTTCAATCAGCCCATGCCACAAATTCCACCACACAATCAACAAATATCACCCTTGCAGAAACCTATTCAATCATCACAGGAGTTGCCACCATCCCATCAATTGTACCCTCAAGCACCAGTTCCCTACCCACAAACATCTGTTAGACAGCATGGCCAGCCACATCTTCCTCCTTCTGCTGGTCCTCTTCAATCTCAGCAGATACATGGAGTAAGTGGACAGTTTCCAACTTCTCAACCGCAAACTCAACCAAATGCTTTGTCTGCTGCATTTCCTCAGGCTCCTCTTGACACCAGCATGCAATCTAATACTTTGTTAGCTACAAATCAACAGCAAGTTCCTCCCTCCGTGCCTCAACAGGCTATTCAGCAATCCCCTTCTCCCACAGTTCAGATGCTATCGCAACAGACACAGACTTTGCAAGCAAGCTTTCATTCATCTCAGCAGGCCTTCTCCCAGCTTCAACAACAACTGCAGATGATGCAGCCTTCTAGTCAAGCATTATCATTGCAGCAAAATGCAGAAGCTACTAAAAAGCAg TCTCAATGGGTTGGGACTGTAGCACAAACAGTGGCCAGCACTCATGCAACTGCACCTGCTGCAGACGCCCCTTCATCCAAACTTGCTACTTCAGCCTTACCAGCGATAAACCATAACTCGGCTCTCGCCAAATGTAATTGGACAGAACATATATCTCCTGAGGGCTTCAAGTACTACTATAATAGTGTCACTGGTGAAAGTCGG TGGGAGAAACCTGAGGAGTTGACGTTATTTGAACAGCAACAGCAAAGGGTATCTGTTCAGCAGTCTCAAACTCAGTCACAGCCTTTGGTACTACCTGTCCATCAGATTCCACAGTTCCAACAGGTTCAGCCTCAGAGTCATCTCCAAGGACAAGTTCTTCACCAGCAACAAGCACAACAGCCTCCTCTGTCCTCTTCA TTCCAGGCATATGGCGTTACAGGCCCTCAAAATGTTCAG GAAGTTGGTTATAAACAGTTACAGCCAACTATTATTTCAGCTGGTGATCCAGGACGTTACTCACAG
- the LOC114179738 gene encoding flowering time control protein FCA isoform X2, with amino-acid sequence MSYHNTRRSPSGFRSGAAPNHRAFDSPPRRSPGRGGGFRPMGGEGPGEFGFNGQQPPPPLVGQKRGFPVAGRGGGSPDRLDGGNFAKLFVGSVPRTAVEDDIRPLFEEHGNVIEVALIKDRKTGQHQGCCFIKYSTAEEADQAIRALHNQHTLPGGVGPIQVRYADGERERLGAVEYKLFVGSLNKQASVKEVEEIFSKYGRVEDVYLMRDEKKQSRGCGFVKYSYRDMALAAINALDGLYTMRGCEQALIVRFADPKRPRQGDSRGQAFGGPGFGPRFDTPGSRLPSNVSDPMGDRMPPPNPWRPMQPPNMGPSTNAGLHGMGPPMLPRSGEMALSTNAGGPMTGLGGPIDGRFQVQSMPSMSQQNFNQPMPQIPPHNQQISPLQKPIQSSQELPPSHQLYPQAPVPYPQTSVRQHGQPHLPPSAGPLQSQQIHGQVPPSVPQQAIQQSPSPTVQMLSQQTQTLQASFHSSQQAFSQLQQQLQMMQPSSQALSLQQNAEATKKQSQWVGTVAQTVASTHATAPAADAPSSKLATSALPAINHNSALAKCNWTEHISPEGFKYYYNSVTGESRWEKPEELTLFEQQQQRVSVQQSQTQSQPLVLPVHQIPQFQQVQPQSHLQGQVLHQQQAQQPPLSSSFQAYGVTGPQNVQEVGYKQLQPTIISAGDPGRYSQGVHSTQELMWKNKPSGV; translated from the exons ATGAGCTACCACAACACGCGCCGGAGCCCTTCCGGTTTCCGCTCTGGCGCTGCCCCTAACCACCGCGCCTTCGACAGTCCTCCGCGTCGCTCTCCTGGAAGGGGAGGAGGATTCCGGCCGATGGGCGGGGAAGGTCCTGGGGAATTCGGATTCAACGGCCAGCAGCCACCGCCGCCGCTGGTTGGGCAGAAACGAGGGTTTCCTGTTGCCGGACGCGGAGGCGGTTCACCCG ATCGTTTAGATGGTGGAAATTTTGCTAAACTTTTTGTTGGATCTGTTCCCCGAACAGCTGTTGAAGATGAt ATTCGCCCGTTGTTTGAGGAACATGGGAATGTGATTGAGGTTGCCCTCATCAAAGATAGAAAGACAGGACAACATCAag GTtgttgttttataaaatattctacTGCAGAAGAAGCTGATCAGGCAATTAGAGCACTGCATAATCAACATACTCTTCCTGGA GGTGTTGGTCCTATACAAGTGCGATATGCTGACGGTGAACGGGAACGCCTTg gTGCAGTTGAGTACAAGTTATTTGTGGGCTCTCTGAACAAGCAGGCTTCCGTAAAGGAagttgaggaa ATTTTCTCAAAATATGGTCGGGTTGAAGATGTTTATCTTATGCGTGATGAAAAGAAACAAAGTCGTG GATGTGGTTTTGTCAAATACTCATACAGAGATATGGCTCTGGCAGCTATTAATGCACTTGATGGACTCTACACAATGAGA GGTTGTGAGCAAGCACTAATTGTTCGGTTTGCTGATCCTAAAAGGCCTCGCCAAGGAGATTCCAG GGGTCAGGCCTTTGGAGGCCCAGGATTTGGTCCTAGATTTGATACACCAGGCTCAAG ACTTCCATCCAATGTTTCAGATCCTATGGGTGATCGAATGCCTCCCCCTAATCCGTGGCGACCAATGCAACCCCCAAATATGGGGCCATCAACTAATGCTGGTCTTCATGGCATGGGGCCACCAATGCTTCCAAGATCTGGTGAAATGGCATTGTCTACAAATGCG GGCGGTCCTATGACTGGCTTGGGAGGCCCCATAGATGGTCGTTTTCAAGTTCAGTCTATGCCATCAATGTCACAACAG AATTTCAATCAGCCCATGCCACAAATTCCACCACACAATCAACAAATATCACCCTTGCAGAAACCTATTCAATCATCACAGGAGTTGCCACCATCCCATCAATTGTACCCTCAAGCACCAGTTCCCTACCCACAAACATCTGTTAGACAGCATGGCCAGCCACATCTTCCTCCTTCTGCTGGTCCTCTTCAATCTCAGCAGATACATGGA CAAGTTCCTCCCTCCGTGCCTCAACAGGCTATTCAGCAATCCCCTTCTCCCACAGTTCAGATGCTATCGCAACAGACACAGACTTTGCAAGCAAGCTTTCATTCATCTCAGCAGGCCTTCTCCCAGCTTCAACAACAACTGCAGATGATGCAGCCTTCTAGTCAAGCATTATCATTGCAGCAAAATGCAGAAGCTACTAAAAAGCAg TCTCAATGGGTTGGGACTGTAGCACAAACAGTGGCCAGCACTCATGCAACTGCACCTGCTGCAGACGCCCCTTCATCCAAACTTGCTACTTCAGCCTTACCAGCGATAAACCATAACTCGGCTCTCGCCAAATGTAATTGGACAGAACATATATCTCCTGAGGGCTTCAAGTACTACTATAATAGTGTCACTGGTGAAAGTCGG TGGGAGAAACCTGAGGAGTTGACGTTATTTGAACAGCAACAGCAAAGGGTATCTGTTCAGCAGTCTCAAACTCAGTCACAGCCTTTGGTACTACCTGTCCATCAGATTCCACAGTTCCAACAGGTTCAGCCTCAGAGTCATCTCCAAGGACAAGTTCTTCACCAGCAACAAGCACAACAGCCTCCTCTGTCCTCTTCA TTCCAGGCATATGGCGTTACAGGCCCTCAAAATGTTCAG GAAGTTGGTTATAAACAGTTACAGCCAACTATTATTTCAGCTGGTGATCCAGGACGTTACTCACAG